From Saccopteryx leptura isolate mSacLep1 chromosome 3, mSacLep1_pri_phased_curated, whole genome shotgun sequence, one genomic window encodes:
- the LOC136399269 gene encoding LOW QUALITY PROTEIN: sialic acid-binding Ig-like lectin 5 (The sequence of the model RefSeq protein was modified relative to this genomic sequence to represent the inferred CDS: inserted 1 base in 1 codon), which yields MVLLLLLPLLWGGSLQEQPGYELQVEESVAVQEGLCVHVPCSFSYPGSSSPSHYTIYTSLYQNGAYPNYADPVATNNRGKRVKKEFQNRFLLADPGTNNCSLSIRDARMSDSGIYYFRLERSYYRKYNKKLNLRVTALTDKPNIHILEXLESGRPTELTCSLPGACKEGSPFTFSWEGNALDSLNPQTLNSSVLTFTPRPQDHGTKVTCQVKRQWPLVTVQRTIWLNVFYAPRNITIGISFRNVTALKILQNTFSLPILEGEAVRLLCEADSNPPAELSWFRGSPALNATPISSTATLELPRVGTAEEGEFSCQARHPLGSQTISLSLSVVWKSVSQAGVVPAALGGAGVMALLSLCLCLLFLYIVRARGNPAAGRPKIRDSEDPVVGTVTWGSRENPGPDRLPDEMLHTGDAPPSEEQQELQYANLNFHRMKPQEPQDQGATSSPEYSEIKKTSK from the exons ATggtgctcctgctgctgctgcccctgctgtggGGGG GGTCCCTGCAGGAGCAGCCAGGCTATGAGCTCCAAGTGGAGGAATCGGTGGCAGTACAGGAGGGTCTGTGCGTCCACGTGCCCTGCTCCTTCTCCTACCCGGGGAGTTCGTCTCCTTCCCATTATACAATTTATACGTCCTTGTACCAGAATGGGGCCTACCCAAATTATGCTGATCCTGTGGCCACAAACAACCGAGGTAAAAGAGTGAAGAAGGAGTTCCAGAACCGATTCCTCCTCGCGGACCCAGGGACCAACAACTGTTCCTTGAGCATCAGAGATGCCAGAATGAGTGACTCAGGAATCTACTACTTCAGACTGGAGAGAAGCTATTATAGGAAATATAATAAGAAGTTGAATTTGCGGGTGACAG cCCTGACAGACAAACCCAACATCCATATTCTGG CTCTGGAGTCTGGCCGCCCCACAGAGCTGACCTGCAGCCTGCCAGGAGCCTGCAAAGAAGGAAGCCCTTTCACGTTCTCCTGGGAGGGAAATGCTCTTGACTCACTGAACCCTCAGACCCTCAACTCCTCAGTGCTCACCTTCACCCCGAGGCCGCAGGACCATGGCACCAAAGTCACTTGTCAGGTCAAACGCCAATGGCCTTTGGTGACCGTGCAGAGAACCATCTGGCTCAATGTCTTTT ATGCCCCCCGGAATATCACCATAGGCATCTCCTTCAGAAATGTCACAG CCCTCAAGATTCTGCAGAACACCTTCTCCCTGCCCATCCTGGAGGGCGAGGCTGTGCGGCTGCTCTGTGAGGCTGACAGCAACCCCCCTGCAGAGCTGAGCTGGTTCCGGGGGTCCCCAGCCCTGAACGCAACCCCCATCTCCAGCACCGCGACCCTGGAGCTGCCCCGCGTGGGGACTGCGGAAGAAGGGGAGTTCTCCTGCCAGGCTCGGCACCCGCTGGGCTCCCAGACCATTTCTCTCAGCCTCTCCGTGGTCT GGAAGTCCGTGTCCCAGGCAGGAGTGGTTCCTGCGGCTCTTGGAGGTGCTGGTGTCATGGCCCTGCTGTCCCTGTGCTTGTGTCTCCTCTTCCTTTACAT AGTGAGAGCCCGCGGGAACCCAGCAGCTGGGAGACCCAAGATCAGGGATAGTGAGGACCCTGTCGTGGGCACGGTCACCTGG GGTTCCAGGGAAAACCCCGGGCCAGACAGGCTCCCAGATGAAATGTTGCACACTGGAGACGCCCCTCCATCAGAGGAGCAGCAGGAGCTCCAGTATGCCAACCTCAACTTTCATAGGATGAAACCACAGGAGCCTCAGGACCAGGGGGCCACCAGCTCCCCTGAATACTCAGAGATCAAGAAGACAAGCAAGTGA